The Saccharothrix variisporea genome has a segment encoding these proteins:
- a CDS encoding metallophosphoesterase, translating into MLVFAHLSDTHFDGGTRATVRARRVLDYLNGLPGPLDAILVSGDIADHGLTSEYELAREHLTSKVPVLLLPGNHDDRGNFRQVLLGGPASDAPVNQVEKIGDVVFALCDSSIPGRSDGLLAEETLDWLDGVLRQGAPTFVCFHHPPVTVHQPDLDAIRQFGEDRLAAVLARHDNVVGLLSGHAHTAAASTFAGLPLRVAPGVVNTLLLPWESDKIIDVDLPPAVAFHVLSDDLRLTTHYRVVA; encoded by the coding sequence GTGTTGGTCTTCGCGCACCTCAGCGACACCCACTTCGACGGCGGAACCCGCGCCACGGTCCGGGCGCGTCGCGTCCTGGACTACCTGAACGGGCTGCCGGGACCGCTGGACGCGATCCTCGTCAGCGGCGACATCGCCGACCACGGCCTCACCTCCGAGTACGAGTTGGCGCGCGAGCACCTGACGTCGAAGGTCCCGGTCTTGCTGCTGCCGGGCAACCACGACGACCGCGGAAACTTCCGCCAGGTCCTGCTGGGCGGCCCGGCGAGCGACGCCCCGGTCAACCAGGTCGAGAAGATCGGCGACGTGGTCTTCGCGCTGTGCGACTCGTCCATCCCCGGCCGCTCCGACGGCCTGCTCGCCGAGGAGACGCTGGACTGGCTGGACGGGGTGCTGCGGCAGGGCGCGCCGACGTTCGTGTGCTTCCACCACCCGCCCGTGACCGTGCACCAGCCCGACCTCGACGCCATCCGCCAGTTCGGCGAGGACCGCCTGGCCGCCGTGCTGGCCCGCCACGACAACGTGGTGGGCCTGCTGTCCGGCCACGCCCACACCGCCGCCGCCTCCACCTTCGCGGGCCTGCCGCTGCGCGTCGCACCGGGCGTGGTCAACACCCTGCTGCTGCCGTGGGAATCCGACAAGATCATCGACGTGGACCTGCCGCCCGCGGTCGCCTTCCACGTGCTGTCCGACGACCTGCGCCTGACCACCCACTACCGGGTCGTGGCCTGA
- a CDS encoding glutamate ABC transporter substrate-binding protein, whose amino-acid sequence MLVAVVAAVGVACAPVPSGAPDIGGGSAVVPRPDDASELTAPPSSAAAAVPSCDATASLRPQGELPAAGQMPAGSTMERIVRSGRLRVGVDQNTYLMGFRNPFSGQLEGFDVDMAREVARALFGDPEKIQFKVLTSEQRIPALEKGEVDIVVRTMTINCERWQKVNFSTVYYQAGQRVLVPSSSEVTGIESLGGKKVCATKGSSSLVNVANAPSRPIAVEVPNWTDCLVMLQQGQVDAISTDDTILAGFAAQDPYTKVVGPKFTAEPYGMAMPKASEDFVRFVNALLERLRADGTWAAIHRRWLGEPPPPPVAKYRD is encoded by the coding sequence GTGCTGGTTGCGGTGGTCGCGGCGGTGGGGGTGGCGTGTGCGCCCGTGCCGAGCGGGGCGCCGGACATCGGGGGCGGGTCGGCCGTGGTGCCCCGGCCCGACGACGCCTCGGAGTTGACCGCGCCGCCGAGTTCCGCCGCGGCGGCGGTGCCCTCGTGCGACGCGACGGCGAGCCTGCGCCCGCAGGGCGAGTTGCCGGCGGCGGGGCAGATGCCGGCGGGGTCCACGATGGAGCGGATCGTGCGCAGCGGCCGGTTGCGGGTCGGGGTGGACCAGAACACCTACCTGATGGGGTTCCGCAACCCGTTCTCCGGGCAGCTGGAGGGCTTCGACGTCGACATGGCGCGCGAGGTCGCGCGGGCGTTGTTCGGGGACCCGGAGAAGATCCAGTTCAAGGTGCTGACCTCCGAGCAGCGCATCCCGGCGTTGGAGAAGGGCGAGGTGGACATCGTCGTCCGCACGATGACGATCAACTGCGAGCGGTGGCAGAAGGTGAACTTCTCCACCGTCTACTACCAGGCCGGGCAGCGGGTGCTGGTGCCCTCCTCGTCGGAGGTGACCGGGATCGAGTCGCTGGGCGGGAAGAAGGTGTGCGCGACCAAGGGGTCCTCGTCGCTGGTCAACGTCGCCAACGCGCCTTCGCGGCCGATCGCGGTGGAGGTCCCGAACTGGACAGACTGCCTGGTGATGCTCCAGCAGGGGCAGGTGGACGCGATCTCCACCGACGACACGATCCTGGCCGGGTTCGCCGCCCAGGACCCGTACACGAAGGTCGTCGGGCCGAAGTTCACCGCCGAGCCGTACGGGATGGCGATGCCCAAGGCGTCGGAGGACTTCGTCCGGTTCGTCAACGCCCTGCTGGAGCGGTTGCGCGCGGACGGCACGTGGGCGGCGATCCACCGGCGGTGGCTGGGTGAGCCGCCCCCGCCGCCGGTCGCGAAGTACCGGGACTGA
- a CDS encoding serine/threonine-protein kinase, producing the protein MRTCPRTGCGGRIEDDGFCDRCGLEAPVLTETAPAPVPAGAARAGGRAAVGGVAGRAGAGEQATGAGGSARTASAASSGSAASSGTAAAAPDFDSGPGTAPWTAATSSAGRSRPLSTRSSGRGRLGAGLVEVPRVPYRDPKTAVLDNPEVPEAKRFCSSCGKEVGRGRDGRPGRVEGFCPHCGHHFSFTPKLDPGEVLHEQYEVLGCLAHGGLGWIYLAADHAVSDRWVVLKGLLDSGDADAMAAAMAERRFLAEVEHPNIVKIHNFVRHADRRTGELVDYIVMEYVGGTSVKDMIKAMRAAGTGTESLPVAQAIAYALEVLPALGYLHGVGLLYCDFKPDNVIQTEEQLKLIDLGAVRRVDDRHSPIYGTIGYQAPEIGAVGPSVASDLYTVGRALAVMSFQFDFRGRYKESLPEDEPVLRRHDSFRRFLLRATHRDPEQRFASAEDMAEQLTGVLREVLAEQDEVPRPGLSRQFTPERRAFGTEGAPGACAVAGCLPVPQVDTADPAAGFLATATTGDPDQLVTALRAAPVTTVEVRLQVVRALVEADRVAEAVAELDELESPSLFDPDDPQAPAPGDWRPGWYRGLAALVGGDAAAARERFEQVCDVLPGEAAPKLAVAVAAELAGDRAAAEAFYRVVWRTDHAYVSAAFGLARVLLAAGDRDSAVAVLHSVPETSSHHVAAQVAAVRAQISGTRAGGDLTDVVAAGARLSGLELDVARRVGLTAELLRTALESLPRNGSAPPDDRLLGCELSEQGLRLGLERCYRQLARLADTPEERIALVDRANAVRPRTLV; encoded by the coding sequence ATGAGGACGTGTCCGCGGACGGGCTGCGGCGGGCGGATCGAGGACGACGGCTTCTGCGACCGCTGCGGCCTGGAGGCCCCGGTGTTGACCGAGACCGCCCCGGCCCCGGTGCCGGCGGGCGCGGCCCGCGCGGGCGGGCGAGCGGCAGTGGGCGGCGTGGCTGGGCGAGCCGGTGCGGGCGAGCAGGCCACGGGGGCCGGCGGCTCCGCGCGCACTGCTTCGGCCGCGTCCTCGGGGAGCGCTGCTTCGTCGGGGACCGCGGCGGCGGCGCCGGACTTCGACTCCGGGCCGGGGACCGCGCCCTGGACGGCGGCCACGTCGTCGGCGGGCCGGTCGCGTCCGCTGTCCACGCGCTCGTCGGGGCGTGGCCGGTTGGGCGCGGGGCTGGTGGAGGTGCCGCGGGTGCCCTACCGGGACCCGAAGACGGCCGTGCTGGACAACCCCGAGGTGCCCGAGGCCAAGCGGTTCTGCTCCTCGTGCGGCAAGGAGGTCGGTCGCGGTCGGGACGGTCGGCCGGGTCGGGTGGAGGGGTTCTGCCCGCACTGCGGCCACCACTTCTCCTTCACCCCGAAGCTCGACCCCGGTGAGGTGCTGCACGAGCAGTACGAGGTGCTCGGGTGCCTGGCGCACGGCGGGCTGGGCTGGATCTACCTGGCCGCCGACCACGCCGTGAGCGACCGGTGGGTGGTGCTCAAGGGCCTGCTGGACTCCGGGGACGCCGACGCGATGGCCGCGGCGATGGCCGAGCGGCGGTTCCTGGCCGAGGTGGAGCACCCGAACATCGTCAAGATCCACAACTTCGTGCGGCACGCCGACCGGCGCACCGGCGAGCTGGTCGACTACATCGTGATGGAGTACGTCGGCGGCACCTCGGTCAAGGACATGATCAAGGCGATGCGGGCGGCGGGCACCGGCACGGAGTCGCTGCCGGTGGCGCAGGCGATCGCCTACGCGCTGGAGGTGCTGCCCGCGCTGGGCTACCTGCACGGGGTGGGGCTGCTGTACTGCGACTTCAAACCCGACAACGTGATCCAGACCGAGGAGCAGCTCAAGCTGATCGACCTGGGCGCGGTGCGGCGGGTGGACGACCGGCACTCCCCCATCTACGGCACGATCGGCTACCAGGCGCCCGAGATCGGCGCGGTCGGCCCGTCGGTGGCCTCCGACCTGTACACGGTGGGTCGGGCGTTGGCGGTGATGAGCTTCCAGTTCGACTTCCGCGGCCGGTACAAGGAGTCGCTGCCGGAGGACGAGCCGGTGCTGCGGCGGCACGACTCGTTCCGCCGGTTCCTGCTGCGCGCCACGCACCGCGACCCCGAGCAGCGGTTCGCCTCGGCCGAGGACATGGCCGAGCAGTTGACCGGGGTGCTGCGGGAGGTGTTGGCGGAGCAGGACGAGGTGCCGCGGCCGGGGTTGTCGCGGCAGTTCACGCCGGAGCGGCGGGCGTTCGGCACGGAGGGCGCGCCGGGGGCGTGCGCGGTGGCGGGGTGCCTGCCGGTGCCGCAGGTGGACACCGCGGACCCGGCGGCGGGTTTCCTGGCGACCGCGACGACCGGCGACCCGGACCAGCTGGTGACGGCGTTGCGGGCGGCGCCGGTGACGACGGTCGAGGTGCGGTTGCAGGTGGTGCGGGCGTTGGTCGAGGCGGACCGGGTGGCCGAGGCGGTGGCGGAGTTGGACGAGCTGGAGTCGCCGTCGCTGTTCGACCCCGACGACCCGCAGGCCCCGGCGCCGGGTGACTGGCGGCCGGGCTGGTACCGGGGGTTGGCGGCGCTGGTGGGCGGGGACGCGGCGGCGGCGCGGGAGCGGTTCGAGCAGGTGTGCGACGTGCTGCCGGGTGAGGCGGCGCCGAAGCTGGCGGTGGCGGTGGCGGCGGAGCTGGCCGGTGACCGGGCGGCGGCGGAGGCGTTCTACCGGGTGGTGTGGCGCACCGACCACGCCTACGTCAGCGCGGCGTTCGGCTTGGCGCGGGTGCTGCTCGCGGCCGGTGACCGGGACTCGGCGGTGGCGGTGCTGCACTCGGTGCCCGAGACCTCCAGCCACCACGTGGCCGCGCAGGTGGCGGCGGTGCGTGCCCAGATCAGTGGTACACGGGCCGGCGGGGACCTGACCGACGTGGTCGCCGCCGGGGCGCGGCTGTCGGGGCTGGAGCTGGACGTGGCGCGCCGGGTCGGGCTGACCGCGGAGCTGCTGCGCACGGCGCTGGAGTCGTTGCCGCGCAACGGTTCCGCGCCGCCGGACGACCGGCTGCTGGGCTGCGAGTTGAGCGAGCAGGGGCTGCGGCTGGGTCTGGAGCGCTGCTACCGGCAGCTGGCGCGGCTGGCCGACACGCCGGAGGAGCGGATCGCGCTGGTGGACCGCGCGAACGCGGTCAGACCCAGGACCCTGGTGTGA
- a CDS encoding PP2C family serine/threonine-protein phosphatase produces the protein MSMETCPECAAAVSPQDRFCEQCGRNLRVQRTTVGGPEAAARCACGGESFDADGFCGSCGRARPSARDRVEFVLPGLAGVSDRGKRRQRNEDSMAFGRVRGRGVAAVVCDGVASSERAEQASQVAVDTAVDVLLTAVQSGTDPEAATRDAVLAADAAVARLARPGAEEVAPSCTFVSAVVADDTATVGWVGDSRAYLVAEAGAARLTTDDTWAAQLVAEGVLTEEEALTDRRAHVLSRWLGADSGLDGPQAVTFRVETPGLLVLCSDGLWNYLPEPEDLLAVLPRGVPPIEVARELVEVALKSGGHDNITVVVVTLRGGHGA, from the coding sequence ATGAGCATGGAGACCTGCCCGGAGTGCGCGGCGGCGGTGTCGCCGCAGGACCGCTTCTGCGAGCAGTGCGGACGGAACCTGCGCGTGCAGCGCACGACCGTGGGTGGACCCGAGGCGGCGGCGCGGTGCGCGTGCGGCGGGGAGTCGTTCGACGCGGACGGGTTCTGCGGCAGCTGCGGCCGGGCGCGGCCCTCGGCGCGGGACCGGGTGGAGTTCGTGCTGCCGGGCCTGGCCGGGGTGAGCGACCGGGGCAAGCGGCGGCAGCGCAACGAGGACTCGATGGCGTTCGGGCGGGTCCGGGGCCGCGGGGTGGCGGCGGTGGTGTGCGACGGGGTGGCGTCCTCGGAGCGCGCGGAGCAGGCCTCGCAGGTCGCGGTGGACACGGCGGTGGACGTGCTGCTGACCGCCGTGCAGTCGGGCACGGACCCGGAGGCGGCGACGCGGGACGCGGTGCTGGCGGCGGACGCGGCGGTGGCGCGGTTGGCGCGGCCGGGCGCGGAGGAGGTGGCGCCGTCGTGCACGTTCGTCTCGGCGGTGGTGGCCGACGACACCGCGACGGTGGGCTGGGTGGGCGACTCGCGCGCCTACCTGGTCGCCGAGGCGGGCGCGGCGCGGCTGACCACGGACGACACGTGGGCGGCGCAGCTGGTCGCGGAGGGGGTGCTGACCGAGGAGGAGGCGCTGACCGACCGGCGGGCGCACGTGCTGTCGCGGTGGCTGGGCGCGGACTCGGGGCTGGACGGGCCGCAGGCGGTGACCTTCCGGGTGGAGACGCCGGGGTTGCTGGTGCTGTGCAGCGACGGGCTGTGGAACTACCTGCCCGAGCCGGAGGACCTGCTGGCGGTGCTGCCGCGCGGGGTGCCGCCGATCGAGGTGGCGCGGGAGCTGGTGGAGGTCGCGTTGAAGTCCGGTGGCCACGACAACATCACGGTCGTGGTCGTGACGCTGCGGGGTGGGCATGGGGCTTGA
- a CDS encoding vWA domain-containing protein, with translation MGLDFGVEVFQNEYLPEGEARVDAILTVSATGTAAPVPVEGAAEVLIIDTSGSMRYPPTKLAAAKQATEVAIDTLRDGVVFAVVQGTDEAEVVYPRGSGLVAASPQTRAAAKQAVARLRADGGTAMGRWLLLADRVLATHTGSGPRHAILLTDGQNQHETPQQLGRTLDKVAGRFTVDCRGVGTDWEVSELRRISEAMLGTVDIVADPAWLAEDFRAMTAAAMGKAVADVSLRLWTPEGAEVVFLKQAAPGLLDLTGRRTESGVRTGDYPTGAWAGGESRDYHLCVRVKPAKVGDRMLAARASLVSPGGDVLGQGRVLAVWTDDTALSTRISPEVAHHTGQAELASAIQEGLEARKAGDAETATARLGRAVKLAHESGRTDTAKLLAKVVEVQDPATGTVRLRARVADADEMTLDTRSTVTRRVGKG, from the coding sequence ATGGGGCTTGATTTCGGCGTCGAGGTGTTCCAGAACGAGTACCTGCCCGAGGGGGAAGCGCGGGTCGACGCGATCCTGACGGTGTCGGCGACGGGGACCGCCGCGCCCGTCCCGGTCGAGGGGGCGGCGGAGGTGCTGATCATCGACACGTCCGGGTCGATGCGGTACCCGCCGACGAAGCTGGCGGCGGCCAAGCAGGCCACCGAGGTCGCCATCGACACCTTGCGCGACGGGGTGGTGTTCGCGGTCGTGCAGGGCACCGACGAAGCCGAGGTCGTGTACCCGCGCGGGTCGGGGTTGGTGGCGGCGTCGCCGCAGACGCGGGCGGCGGCCAAGCAGGCGGTGGCGCGGTTGCGGGCGGACGGCGGGACGGCGATGGGCCGGTGGCTGCTGCTGGCCGACCGCGTGCTGGCCACCCACACCGGTTCCGGGCCGCGGCACGCGATCCTGTTGACCGACGGGCAGAACCAGCACGAGACGCCGCAGCAGTTGGGGCGGACGCTGGACAAGGTGGCGGGCCGGTTCACCGTGGACTGCCGGGGTGTGGGCACGGACTGGGAGGTGTCGGAGCTGCGGCGGATCTCCGAGGCGATGCTGGGGACGGTGGACATCGTCGCCGACCCGGCGTGGCTGGCGGAGGACTTCCGGGCGATGACGGCGGCGGCGATGGGCAAGGCGGTGGCCGACGTGTCGCTGCGGCTGTGGACGCCGGAGGGCGCGGAGGTGGTGTTCCTCAAGCAGGCCGCGCCGGGGCTGCTGGACCTGACCGGGCGGCGCACCGAGTCGGGGGTGCGCACCGGGGACTACCCAACGGGCGCGTGGGCGGGCGGGGAGAGCCGCGACTACCACCTGTGCGTGCGGGTCAAGCCGGCGAAGGTCGGTGACCGGATGCTGGCGGCGCGGGCGAGCCTGGTCTCCCCCGGCGGTGACGTGCTCGGGCAGGGCCGGGTGCTGGCGGTGTGGACCGACGACACGGCGCTGTCCACGCGGATCAGCCCGGAGGTCGCGCACCACACGGGTCAGGCGGAGCTGGCGTCGGCGATCCAGGAGGGCTTGGAGGCGAGGAAGGCGGGCGATGCCGAGACCGCGACGGCGAGGCTGGGCCGGGCGGTGAAGCTGGCCCACGAGTCGGGACGCACGGACACCGCGAAACTGCTGGCCAAGGTCGTGGAGGTGCAGGACCCGGCGACCGGGACGGTGCGGCTGCGCGCGCGGGTGGCCGACGCCGACGAGATGACCCTGGACACCCGCTCCACGGTGACCCGCCGGGTCGGGAAGGGCTAG
- a CDS encoding FHA domain-containing protein: MTVEADRAYYDRVVAEGGPDAAAVAFPEFCPPRRFELVGAQVTIGRRSRSRGIFPTVDLVGPPEDAGVSHSHALLVPAGDGWSVVDLGSTNGTTVNDDPNPLRPNTPRPLEDGDRVHVGAWTTITLHRVP, from the coding sequence GTGACGGTGGAGGCGGATCGCGCCTACTACGACCGCGTGGTCGCGGAAGGCGGCCCGGACGCCGCGGCCGTCGCTTTCCCGGAGTTCTGCCCGCCGCGCCGCTTCGAGCTGGTCGGCGCGCAGGTCACGATCGGCCGTCGCAGCCGGTCGCGCGGTATCTTCCCCACCGTCGACCTGGTCGGCCCGCCGGAGGACGCGGGGGTCTCGCACAGCCACGCCCTGCTGGTCCCGGCCGGTGACGGGTGGTCGGTGGTGGACCTGGGTTCGACCAACGGCACGACCGTCAACGACGACCCGAACCCGTTGCGCCCCAACACCCCGCGCCCGCTCGAGGACGGTGACCGCGTCCACGTGGGCGCGTGGACGACCATCACCCTGCACCGAGTGCCCTGA
- a CDS encoding SDR family oxidoreductase, whose product MTVLVTGATGTVGRHLVHQLLAEGHQVRALTRDPERADLPEGVEVVRGDTTDAESLRAAFTGVTAAHLINFGHTYRPLTNGAAIAALAEQAGVRRVTMLGGWEEGTLEPAVRASTLEWTQLRPGEFMANTLDDWGPPLRAEGVVREPHGDRPSAPVHEADIAAVAATALTRDGHHGRTYPLTGPEVITPRDKVRHLAEATGRDLVFEELTPDQARALWTEQPPALRIFRIAPGGPAEKAAFVVDLYGQIPDAGRTTTDTVERVTGRPARTFAQWAVEHADAFRPTS is encoded by the coding sequence ATGACCGTCCTCGTCACCGGCGCGACCGGCACAGTCGGCCGCCACCTCGTCCACCAACTGCTCGCCGAAGGCCACCAAGTCCGTGCGCTGACCCGCGACCCGGAGCGGGCGGACCTGCCCGAAGGCGTCGAGGTCGTGCGTGGCGACACCACCGACGCCGAGTCGCTGCGCGCCGCGTTCACCGGGGTCACCGCCGCCCACCTGATCAACTTCGGCCACACCTACCGCCCGCTGACCAACGGCGCCGCCATCGCCGCCCTCGCCGAACAGGCGGGCGTCCGCCGCGTGACGATGCTCGGCGGCTGGGAGGAAGGCACCCTCGAACCCGCCGTCCGCGCCTCCACCCTCGAGTGGACCCAGCTGCGGCCCGGCGAGTTCATGGCCAACACCCTCGACGACTGGGGCCCACCGCTGCGCGCCGAAGGCGTGGTCCGCGAACCCCACGGCGACCGGCCGAGCGCACCCGTGCACGAAGCCGACATCGCCGCCGTCGCCGCCACCGCCCTCACCCGGGACGGACACCACGGCCGCACCTACCCGCTCACCGGCCCCGAAGTGATCACACCCCGCGACAAGGTCCGCCACCTCGCCGAAGCCACCGGCCGCGACCTGGTCTTCGAAGAACTCACCCCCGACCAGGCCCGCGCCCTGTGGACCGAACAACCGCCCGCCCTGCGGATCTTCCGGATCGCCCCCGGCGGCCCGGCGGAGAAGGCCGCGTTCGTCGTGGACCTCTACGGGCAGATCCCCGACGCCGGCCGCACCACCACCGACACCGTCGAACGCGTCACCGGCCGCCCCGCCCGCACCTTCGCCCAGTGGGCCGTCGAACACGCCGACGCCTTCCGCCCCACGAGCTGA
- a CDS encoding MarR family winged helix-turn-helix transcriptional regulator: MSSIGDGDARARRRAAAGIKQSLRELRNQLSLLNHQVGARLRLRDVDLDCLELVLEHGPLTPSALARRAGLHPATMTGVLDRLQKCGWVTRERDPDGPDRRAVLVRAVKDRNAELFGLYAGMNSAMDDLLAGYSEEELALLGDFLRRTTEAGRAATEELAED; encoded by the coding sequence ATGAGTTCCATAGGAGATGGGGACGCGCGGGCGCGGCGGCGGGCAGCGGCGGGGATCAAGCAGTCGCTGCGGGAGCTGCGCAACCAGTTGTCGCTGCTCAACCACCAGGTGGGAGCGCGGCTGCGGCTGCGGGACGTGGACCTGGACTGCCTGGAACTGGTGCTCGAACACGGCCCGCTGACCCCGTCCGCCCTGGCGCGGCGGGCGGGCCTGCACCCGGCGACGATGACCGGCGTGCTGGACCGGCTGCAGAAGTGCGGGTGGGTGACGCGCGAGCGGGACCCGGACGGGCCGGACCGGCGGGCGGTGCTGGTGCGCGCGGTGAAGGACCGCAACGCGGAGCTGTTCGGGCTGTACGCGGGGATGAACTCGGCGATGGACGACCTGCTGGCCGGCTACTCGGAGGAGGAACTGGCGCTGCTGGGCGACTTCCTGCGGCGGACCACGGAGGCCGGGCGGGCGGCGACCGAGGAACTGGCGGAAGACTGA